The Candida albicans SC5314 chromosome 5, complete sequence genome includes a region encoding these proteins:
- the CNB1 gene encoding calcineurin regulatory subunit B (Regulatory subunit of calcineurin B (Ca[2+]-calmodulin-regulated S/T protein phosphatase); required for wild-type resistance to fluconazole or to SDS; micafungin is fungicidal to null mutant) — translation MGANASILDGFIEDTNFSIEEIDRLRKRFMKLDKDGSGQIDKQEFLSIPGISSNPLATRLMDVFDKDGDGSIDFEEFITGLSAFSGKSDNLNKLRFAFNIYDIDRDGYIGNGELFIVMKMMVGKNLKDEELQQIVDKTLMEADLDGDGKLNFEEFKNAVNTDTIANTLTLNMF, via the coding sequence ATGGGGGCTAATGCAAGTATTCTTGATGGTTTCATCGAAGATACCAATTTTAGTATTGAAGAGATTGATAGATTGCGCAAGAGGTTTATGAAATTAGATAAAGATGGGTCAGGGCAAATTGATAAGCAAGAATTTTTATCCATACCTGGTATTAGTTCGAATCCATTAGCCACCAGATTGATGGATGTGTTTGATAAAGATGGAGATGGATcgattgattttgaagagTTTATTACTGGATTATCTGCATTTTCTGGGAAATCAGAtaatttaaacaaattaagaTTTGCATTTAATATATACGATATTGATCGTGATGGGTACATTGGAAATGGTGAGTTATTTATtgtgatgaaaatgatggtTGGTAAAAATTTGAAGGACGAGGAACTACAACAAATAGTGGATAAGACTTTAATGGAAGCTGATTTGGACGGTGATGGCAAGTTgaattttgaagaatttaaaaatgCAGTCAACACCGATACAATTGCCAACACTTTGACATTAAATATGTTCTGA
- the PAN3 gene encoding Pan3p (Ortholog(s) have poly(A) RNA binding, poly(A)-specific ribonuclease activity, role in nuclear-transcribed mRNA poly(A) tail shortening, postreplication repair and PAN complex localization), with amino-acid sequence MNINLDTAKDTLCKNILIYGYCKYENKGCAFSHNRQQPAQQQQATNTSNNSTSVITPNSANSTASSADLSSKKKFNLNTPSFQPSVSNLSNKFSTLSPKLKEIPVFKPENGVSEPDTVDSPTTQRPFTSKRFNVSTPSFTPTNFDFANNSNADGNRGGASTPIGISSAPLVQNQQQQQQQQQQQQKQPLAVPSPLASGAQPPTMQHRILSMGVSQSSPSTNPYFANNLDMSAPTPGSETPGPVLPGSAGAAAAAANQPMYPLQYHLYAPAPPPRLTIPLQPYETNSQAMFIPNDLREYLHKKNEASLQSLSHSNLPEHVNQYHSLVPIDKSYEPVSKLWLGKNSLIFKCLDNIDGNLYVMRKIEPCNEIINEKPFKTIKRWKSIKNANIVGLQDAFTTMAFNGNQSGNTSLCIIYDYYPNSISLLEHHKKGLRVEPVNEALLWNYLIQLINAIMAIHEKGLSASSTIDLSKIIVTNKNRIKLSSVGISDILEFKDDETNQDIKIRQLQDIQKVGKVLMELAILLLPVNMRQSNNIYNSLKASTNLSEEIINNLQELNDLDTASGEFDLNEFSQRLTPKMFNIIDSLQNSSDFIEGQLTSELENARLFRLMTKLNYLIHDNSNSENDKIIKLFLNYVYNCYDSNNKKVINLNKVLINLNKLDCGIDEKILLVNNDECIIISYKELKEIIDTKFRLMRE; translated from the coding sequence atgaatataaatttaGATACAGCGAAAGATACGCTTTGCAAGAATATATTGATATATGGATATTGTAAATATGAAAACAAAGGTTGCGCTTTCAGTCATAATCGACAGCAACCtgctcaacaacaacaggcTACCAATACCTCGAACAATTCGACAAGTGTGATTACACCAAATAGTGCTAACTCAACTGCATCATCTGCAGATTTGTCGTCCAAGAAAAAGTTCAATTTAAACACCCCTTCCTTTCAACCCAGTGTCAGCAATTTGTCGAACAAGTTTTCCACTTTGTCGCCGAAGTTGAAAGAGATTCCTGTTTTTAAGCCTGAGAATGGTGTATCTGAACCTGATACTGTGGATTCACCTACTACACAACGACCATTCACATCAAAGAGGTTCAACGTAAGCACTCCTTCATTTACTCCCACAAACTTTGACTTTGCAAACAATTCCAATGCAGATGGCAATAGGGGAGGTGCATCAACTCCAATAGGTATTTCATCTGCACCACTTGTACAGAatcagcaacagcaacagcagcaacaacaacaacaacaaaagcaaCCTTTGGCTGTCCCTTCACCATTAGCATCAGGTGCTCAACCTCCTACCATGCAACACCGTATTTTATCTATGGGGGTTTCGCAGTCTTCGCCATCTACAAACCCTTATTTTGCAAATAATTTGGACATGTCTGCACCAACACCTGGTCTGGAAACACCTGGTCCTGTGTTGCCCGGTTCAGCAGGTGCAGCAGCCGCTGCTGCAAACCAACCAATGTATCCATTACAGTATCATTTATATGCACCCGCTCCACCACCAAGGTTGACGATTCCTTTACAACCGTATGAAACAAACAGTCAGGCAATGTTTATTCCCAATGATTTGCGAGAGTATTTGCATAAGAAGAACGAAGCAAGTTTGCAAAGTTTGAGCCATCTGAATTTGCCTGAGCATGTTAACCAGTATCATTCATTGGTACCAATAGACAAATCTTATGAACCAGTATCCAAATTGTGGTTAGGTAAAAACAgtttaattttcaaatgtcTTGATAATATAGATGGAAACTTATATGTTATGAGGAAAATTGAGCCATGCAATGAGATTATAAATGAAAAGCCATTCAAAACTATTAAAAGATGGAAATCCATAAAGAACGCCAATATTGTTGGATTGCAAGATGCGTTTACCACTATGGCATTCAATGGGAATCAATCTGGAAATACGTCATTGTGTATTATATATGATTACTATCCAAATAGTATCAGTTTATTAGAGCATCATAAAAAGGGGTTACGTGTTGAACCGGTAAATGAGGCCTTATTGTggaattatttgattcaattgatcaatgCTATTATGGCCATCCACGAAAAAGGTTTACTGGCCAGTTCGACTATTGATTTGAGTAAGATTATTGTCactaataaaaatagaataaaatTGAGCTCAGTTGGAATTAGTGATATTTTAGAATTCAAAGACGATGAAACCAACCAGGATATTAAGATTAGACAGTTACAAGATATCCAAAAAGTGGGTAAAGTGTTGATGGAGTTGGCTATTTTATTGTTGCCTGTGAATATGAGACAAAGcaacaatatttataatcTGTTGAAAGCCTCCACTAACTTGTCGGAGgaaattattaacaatttgCAAGAATTAAACGATTTGGATACAGCAAGTggtgaatttgatttaaatgaatttagCCAACGATTGACTCCAAAGATGTTCAATATCATTGACAGTTTACAAAATAGCTCAGATTTCATTGAAGGACAGTTGACTTCGGAATTAGAAAATGCAAGATTATTTAGATTAATGACCaagttgaattatttgatacATGACAACTCGAATTCTGAAAATGACAAGATCATCAAgttgtttttgaattatgTGTACAATTGTTATGActcaaacaataaaaaggTGATCAACTTGAATAAAGTATTGATTAATCTCAATAAGTTGGATTGTGGTATTGATGAAAAGATATTATTAGTCAACAACGACGaatgtattattattagttataaggaattgaaagaaatcaTCGACACAAAGTTCCGTTTAATGAGGGAATAG
- a CDS encoding uncharacterized protein (Similar to S. pombe mug180, a predicted esterase/lipase; highly induced during chlamydospore formation in both C. albicans and C. dubliniensis; flow model biofilm induced), translated as MISLRALFDLVTLPIKLLLALLKYPIFGGVNKRYKNDLANSLKVILCRSLINFPVKDTPIFATTPTGDMINKGIGKTYPNMTKLPHFGEKFDKQSYWLVESKNRKPNDPVLIYLHGGGYFLDVAPQQIETLLSIYHLLEPAKKSRFSILVLNYNLTSKGFPVPHQLAQLVDTYTSLVRGGSENLLLMGDSAGGNLAITFTQYLRLNKPNLPYPRSVILVSPWVKLIPEVYQNTPGHSYYNYSANDVIQYDRFSSAEVYQGTLGNTKLKSLTVSPGNCPYDPKDWEEIDTYRKPGYSVFVLAGEHESFRDDILEWSKYALDYPIPPNLGNSDGVYNPKIHKYIRNNKDSAHVDVNIEPLGVHDVCFFENLLLSKLENDANLTIDGVDAKQFFAIVNIVKFLDTVLPGK; from the coding sequence ATGATTTCCTTAAGAGCATTATTTGATCTTGTTACGTTGccaattaaattattgttggCGTTGTTAAAGTATCCTATTTTTGGTGGTGTCAACAAAAGATACAAGAATGATTTGGCGAATTCTTTGAAAGTTATTCTTTGTCGTTCTTTGATTAATTTCCCTGTTAAAGATACCCCAATTTTTGCAACTACACCCACAGGCGACATGATTAACAAAGGAATTGGTAAGACCTATCCCAATATGACTAAATTGCCACATTTTGGTGAGAAGTTTGATAAGCAAAGTTATTGGCTTGTTGAAAGTAAGAACAGAAAACCAAATGACCCGGTTTTGATTTACTTGCACGGTGGTGGCTATTTCCTTGATGTTGCACCACAACAGATTGAAACTTTATTGAGTATTTATCATTTGTTAGAGCCAGCAAAGAAACTGAGATTCTCGATTCTTGTGTTGAATTATAATTTGACATCCAAAGGTTTTCCTGTTCCGCACCAATTAGCTCAGTTAGTTGATACTTACACTTCTTTGGTTAGAGGAGGATCTGAAAATCTCTTATTAATGGGTGATTCTGCAGGTGGTAATTTGGCTATAACTTTTACCCAATACTTGAGATTGAACAAGCCAAACTTGCCTTATCCTAGAAGTGTTATTTTGGTCAGTCCTTGGGTCAAATTAATCCCAGAAGTGTATCAAAATACTCCAGGCCATTCATACTATAATTACTCTGCTAACGATGTGATCCAATATGATCGTTTTTCCAGTGCTGAAGTTTATCAAGGTACTCTTGGTAACACAAAACTCAAGTCGTTAACTGTTTCTCCAGGAAATTGTCCTTATGATCCTAAAGATTGGGAAGAGATTGATACTTACAGAAAACCGGGATACTCTGTGTTTGTTCTTGCCGGAGAACACGAATCGTTCCGTGATGATATTTTGGAGTGGTCTAAATACGCGTTGGATTATCCTATTCCTCCAAACTTGGGAAACTCGGATGGTGTCTACAACCCTAAGATTCACAAATACATtagaaacaacaaagatTCTGCTCATGTTGATGTAAATATTGAACCTTTGGGTGTTCATGATGTCTgcttttttgaaaatttgttgctttcaaaattagaaaatgaTGCTAATTTGACTATTGATGGTGTTGATGCAAAACAGTTCTTTGCCATCGTTAATATCGtcaaatttcttgataCTGTTTTGCCAGGAAAGTAG
- the PCL5 gene encoding Pcl5p (Putative cyclin for Pho85 kinase; Gcn4-induced; suppresses toxicity of C. albicans Gcn4 overproduction in S. cerevisiae via increased Pho85-dependent phosphorylation and degradation of Gcn4; rat catheter and Spider biofilm induced): protein MQSPTSPISYKETSVPSFSKESTTTETSKSLPHANLLTPPTLSPPTITSDLPTSTLSPNHHNYYTHYLNKAQFNSILVNCSINLLKILYKNQKFDEKSIKLFIIEILRRSKTSIQSLQLSCFYIYKLIVAKQKITFDAKKLFLGLIIISSKFNQDYNYSFKSWCKICGLNENSNVKQLVHIESTILQWLNYDLCLIGSKYENWCNLLLIFGYDFIQYQLIFDNRTEIVWNQEIKDKINSWQSFFNQLNLDNLNIINVNFNNYFNNQLNKKVFVVKDEQPTLLSKKRSSTSLFDTEQPVAKKVKA from the coding sequence ATGCAATCTCCAACTTCTCCTATTTCCTATAAAGAAACAAGTGTACCATCCTTTTCAAAGGAATCAACCACCACAGAAACAAGTAAATCATTACCACACGCTAACTTGTTAACTCCCCCAACTTTAAGTCCACCAACAATTACATCTGATTTACCAACATCTACTTTATCTCCAAACCATCACAACTACTACActcattatttaaataagGCACAATTTAATTCTATTTTAGTCAACTGTTCTATTAACTTATTAAAAATCTTGTACAAAAACCagaaatttgatgaaaagtcaatcaaattattcattattgaaattctCAGAAGATCTAAAACTTCCATTCAATCACTTCAATTAAGTTGCTTTTAcatttataaattgattgttgccaaacaaaaaatcacTTTTGACgccaaaaaattatttctcggattgattattattagttctAAATTCAACCAAGattataattattcattcaaaTCTTGGTGTAAAATCTGTGgattaaatgaaaattcCAATGTTAAACAATTGGTTCATATTGaatcaacaattcttcaatGGTTAAATTACGATTTATGTTTAATTGGAtcaaaatatgaaaatTGGTGCAATttacttttaatttttggttatgattttattcaatatcaactaatttttgataatagAACTGAAATAGTTTGgaatcaagaaattaaagataaaATTAATAGTTGGCaaagttttttcaatcaattgaatttagataatttgaatattatcaatgttaattttaacaattatttcaacaaccaattgaacaagaaaGTTTTCGTTGTCAAAGACGAACAACCAACCCTCTTGTCAAAAAAGAGAAGTTCTACAAGCTTATTTGACACTGAACAACCAGTTGCCAAGAAGGTTAAAGCCTAG
- a CDS encoding uncharacterized protein (Putative protein of unknown function; Hap43p-repressed gene; S. cerevisiae ortholog YHR045W localizes to the endoplasmic reticulum), protein MYLGIYSLHYFQDVPDLYLQEQSIREPTRLTNESPIYHSNKSSNLRVGLDIRYDSYKLRSGNLNDIWEIAIQFAKKTDRGINIDNNLITIGYINYCIENLQLGSHKVISIPKDYKIDSKWLVVLFVGFVKQLTVEFYIDKPIADDAIDISKISLPSPPQGSYKFINNYTPEKDKGIAIRLHNQISQGIKSIVDFTQLNIVSGVASTIKHLPNSDTYRNSKMVIVSNNSTNEDITNLIVKLLTGLILNCNITICDKFSEVDSNAAIISVPESKLPFVSNKSDTITERLQRYLLTKSVFPFRGTKKLIYISTSINKKSALSLYDLNTIRIQHQARVVKELCYYNIVGPIILTDYYDYRQFNIKVNKVGCIAQSLEIKLINLQDEWGNLSVRGYTIGKTLNVVNDQQEKLQPKDNDGFMPISIVKGKWGNDGCLYVL, encoded by the coding sequence ATGTATTTAGGGATCTACTCACTACACTATTTCCAAGATGTCCCTGATTTGTATTTACAAGAACAGTCAATCAGAGAACCCACTCGATTAACCAATGAATCCCCGATTTATCATTCTAACAAAAGCAGCAACTTAAGAGTTGGGTTGGATATTAGATACGATTCATATAAACTTAGAAGTGGAAATTTGAATGATATCTGGGAAATTGCAATTCAATTTGCCAAGAAGACCGATAGAGGTATAAATATCGacaataatttaattaccATTGgatatattaattattgtatTGAAAACCTACAATTGGGTTCACACAAAGTTATTTCCATTCCTAAAGattataaaattgataGTAAATGGTTGGTTGTGTTATTTGTTGGGTTTGTTAAACAATTGACTGTTGAGTTTTATATTGACAAGCCGATTGCTGATGATGCTAttgatatttcaaaaataagTTTACCATCACCTCCGCAAGGCTCTTACAAGtttattaacaattatACACCAGAGAAAGATAAAGGTATTGCCATCAGATTACACAATCAAATCTCTCAAGGAATAAAGTCGATAGTTGATTTTACACAATTGAATATAGTCAGTGGGGTTGCATCTACAATTAAACACTTGCCAAATTCTGATACTTACAGGAATTCAAAAATGGTGATTGTATCGAACAATTCAACCAACGAGGATATCACTAACTTGattgttaaattattaacGGGGTTAATATTGAATTGCAACATAACCATATGTGACAAGTTTTCCGAAGTCGATTCTAATGCGGCAATTATTTCCGTCCCAGAACTGAAGTTACCATTTGTTAGCAACAAGAGTGATACAATTACGGAACGACTCCAACGATATTTGTTAACAAAAAGTGTATTCCCGTTTAGAGGTACCAAAAAACTAATTTACATCAGCACCTCGATCAATAAGAAGTCTGCCTTATCGTTGTATGATTTGAATACAATTAGAATTCAACATCAAGCAAGAGTTGTGAAGGAATTATGTTACTATAATATTGTGGGTCCCATTATCCTTACTGATTATTATGATTACCGacaattcaatatcaaagtCAATAAAGTTGGGTGTATTGCCCAGTCGTTAGAAATTAAACTAATTAATTTACAGGATGAGTGGGGGAATCTACTGGTCCGAGGATATACTATTGGTAAGACTTTGAATGTTGTTAACGACCAACAAGAAAAGTTGCAACCGAAAGACAATGATGGGTTTATGCCTATTAGTATAGTTAAAGGTAAATGGGGTAATGATGGTTGTTTATAtgtattataa
- a CDS encoding uncharacterized protein (Planktonic growth-induced gene) has translation MLKLKSTHFLSLILLVIWVLTFYLQERYLTAATISKCQWPQLSTSSSQTNILLIADPQLIDNHTYPGRNELLLKLSKHTVDTYIKKNYNELLDQLQPNYIMFLGDLLDNGRDATDEYFAQEYNRFKRIFRPSDKMFLNVPGNHDIGFGNGVKIPMRTRFEKSFGSANTVVDIDGVDFIILDTLSISSTDETINKQSKDFLYSIAKEKSKPRILLTHVPLYRDPNLSCGPLRESKTFDVNGYGYQYKNSVEESLSRDILNQIQPDITFTGDDHDYCDIQHENGYREVTVKSISMAMGKKYPAVQLLSIKNEDNFKMETEICFLQTPYINVANYVVLAIVSGILIFWWNLKTKLTRYTYTSILPLHDVVNIPFEHTKKLHRFIKEQDDEHMEQKHLDISLPTSSSSNAYSLPSSIPQYTFTQSSRPQFVTKFNNTRLGKIYILNKRRLFTFIKRYSLVSFFKQSLMVGISVVSIYYVGFVLTLY, from the coding sequence ATGTTAAAGCTTAAAAGTACTCATTTTTTGCTGTTGATACTACTAGTGATATGGGTCTTGACTTtttatttacaagaaaGATACTTGACAGCCGCAACAATTCTGAAATGTCAATGGCCGCAGTTGTCCACCTCACTGTCACAAACAAATATCTTGTTGATTGCTGATCCCCAGCTAATAGATAATCATACCTATCCTGGTAGAAATGAATTATTGTTAAAATTGTCAAAACATACTGTTGATACGtatataaagaaaaactaTAATGAGTTACTTGATCAATTACAACCCAACTACATAATGTTCTTGGGTGATTTGTTAGATAATGGAAGAGACGCTACAGATGAATATTTTGCACAAGAATACAATCGCTTTAAGAGAATCTTTAGACCGCTGGATAAAATGTTTTTGAATGTACCGGGGAATCATGATATTGGATTTGGCAATGGGGTGAAAATACCAATGAGAACGcgatttgaaaaatctttTGGTTCTGCAAAtactgttgttgatattgatggAGTTGATTTTATAATACTAGATACATTAAGCATATCAAGCACTGACGAAACCATCAACAAACAACTGAAAGACTTTTTGTACAGTATTgccaaagaaaaatcaaaaccaagAATACTACTTACACATGTCCCGTTATATAGAGACCCTAACTTATCGTGTGGACCATTAAGAGAATCCAAGACATTTGATGTTAATGGGTATGGGTACCAGTATAAAAATTCAGTGGAAGAATCATTGTCAAGAGATATcttgaatcaaattcagCCAGATATAACATTTACTGGAGACGATCACGATTATTGTGATATTCAACATGAAAATGGATACAGGGAAGTTACAGTTAAATCAATAAGCATGGCAATGGGCAAGAAATATCCTGCAGTACAATTATTGAGtattaaaaatgaagataatttcaaaatggAAACAGAAATATGTTTTTTACAAACCCCATACATCAATGTTGCTAATTATGTGGTACTTGCAATAGTTTCAGGTATACTCATCTTCTGGTGgaatttaaaaacaaaacttaCAAGATATACGTACACATCTATTTTGCCATTGCATGACGTTGTTAATATTCCATTTGAACATACCAAAAAGCTTCATAGATTTATCAAAGAACAGGATGACGAGCATATGGAACAGAAACATTTAGACATTTCGTTACCAACGTCATCCTCCTCAAATGCATATTCACTACCCAGCTCCATACCCCAGTACACATTTACACAATCTTCAAGACCACAATTTGTcaccaaattcaataatacaAGACTAGGAAAAATTTACATATTAAACAAGAGACGACTCTTTACATTTATAAAGAGATACAGTTTAGTcagttttttcaaacaaagtTTGATGGTGGGTATTCTGGTGGTCAGTATTTACTACGTAGGATTTGTGTTAACTTTGTATTGA